From a region of the Candidatus Jettenia caeni genome:
- a CDS encoding pyrophosphatase has product MNNFRHKFKPVFKNNRVSIVMILLMLTILIVGVSKSGVFPRSAQAALKAGGEKPVFDIGESTQTERPLFELEGSVHKVTEETSHTIPRLWWVAPIGALCALFYARKFYKEVMKAPEGNEKMVSIAHHVRVGAYAYLKQQYKVVSIFFLGAFLVLLFISFGLHLQSKVVPFAFLSSGFLSGLAGFLGMKTATSASSRTAEGARKSLNQGLQVAFRSGAVMGLIVVGMGLLDVSLWFFVFRKFTNISLLDMAMMLPCFGIGASSQALFARVGGGIFTKAADVGADLVGKVEAGIPEDDPRNPATIADNVGDNVGDVAGMGADLYESYYNSMLACAALGVTAGLGITGMIVPMVLSGIGILLSIIGIYAVKTKEEASQKELLKALGKGINLSSILILILSAVVIKYLLPENFGVWGSIVTGLIAGVIIGKGTEFYTSSNYSPTKGIAGQAKTGPATVIIDGIATGMMSTIIPVITISIAILLSYAFAGGFSNISLGLYGIAIAAVGMLSTLGLTLATDAYGPIADNAGGNAEMSGLEPYVRERTDALDALGNTTAATGKGFAIGSAALTAMALIASFVEQIKVGLEKSGVHVIQIAGVSMDLANAKLSDLMHYLDITLINPMVLVGLFVGGLSAFIFSAMTMKAVGRAAGSMVEEVRRQFREIAGIMDGTGKPDYAACVAISTKGAQREMLVPSILALLVPIVSGLILGVPGVVGLLAGSLSVGFLLAVFMANAGGAWDNAKKYIEGGAFGGKGSSAHKAAVVGDTVGDPFKDTSGPSLNILLKLMSIVSVVFAGIIIKFSPKIGALLHLH; this is encoded by the coding sequence ATGAATAATTTTAGGCATAAGTTTAAACCTGTTTTTAAGAATAACCGTGTTAGTATTGTGATGATACTTTTAATGCTAACCATTCTGATCGTTGGGGTATCGAAGTCGGGTGTATTTCCCCGTAGCGCTCAGGCTGCGTTAAAGGCGGGTGGAGAAAAACCCGTATTCGATATTGGGGAATCCACGCAAACAGAAAGGCCATTATTCGAGTTAGAAGGGTCTGTTCATAAGGTAACAGAAGAAACATCGCATACAATACCAAGATTGTGGTGGGTTGCACCGATTGGTGCATTATGTGCTCTTTTTTATGCAAGAAAATTCTACAAAGAAGTTATGAAGGCGCCTGAAGGGAATGAAAAAATGGTTTCGATAGCCCATCATGTGAGAGTAGGGGCTTATGCCTATCTGAAACAACAATACAAAGTAGTAAGCATATTCTTTCTTGGCGCTTTCCTTGTCCTCCTTTTTATTTCCTTCGGACTACATCTCCAGTCCAAGGTAGTGCCTTTTGCATTCCTGTCCAGCGGTTTCTTGTCTGGTCTTGCAGGCTTCCTGGGTATGAAAACAGCCACAAGCGCCAGTTCAAGGACAGCGGAAGGCGCAAGGAAATCCCTGAACCAGGGACTGCAGGTTGCATTCAGAAGTGGTGCTGTAATGGGGCTCATTGTCGTGGGTATGGGTCTTTTGGATGTTTCCTTATGGTTTTTTGTATTTCGCAAATTTACCAATATTTCCCTGCTTGATATGGCTATGATGTTACCGTGTTTTGGTATCGGTGCTAGTTCTCAAGCCTTATTTGCAAGAGTGGGTGGCGGGATATTCACTAAGGCAGCCGATGTAGGAGCTGATTTAGTTGGTAAAGTAGAAGCTGGTATTCCAGAGGATGACCCGAGAAATCCTGCTACTATTGCGGATAACGTTGGGGACAATGTTGGTGATGTGGCTGGTATGGGTGCGGATTTATATGAATCGTATTATAATTCGATGCTGGCTTGCGCAGCACTAGGAGTAACTGCCGGTTTAGGCATTACAGGGATGATCGTACCGATGGTCTTATCGGGAATAGGAATCCTCCTCTCTATCATTGGTATCTATGCTGTTAAGACAAAGGAAGAGGCCTCACAGAAAGAGCTTCTAAAGGCATTGGGAAAAGGGATCAATCTGAGCTCAATCCTGATCCTGATTCTTTCAGCGGTGGTTATCAAATATTTATTACCTGAAAATTTCGGTGTTTGGGGATCGATTGTAACCGGTTTAATAGCCGGTGTTATTATCGGTAAAGGCACGGAATTCTATACCTCTTCTAATTATTCACCGACAAAAGGTATTGCTGGACAGGCAAAGACCGGTCCGGCTACCGTAATTATTGATGGTATTGCTACGGGGATGATGTCTACCATTATACCGGTCATTACGATTTCCATAGCAATCTTATTAAGCTATGCCTTTGCGGGTGGCTTTTCAAATATCTCACTTGGATTGTACGGGATTGCTATTGCAGCAGTTGGCATGCTTTCAACGTTGGGATTAACATTAGCTACCGATGCTTATGGGCCTATTGCGGATAATGCCGGTGGTAATGCGGAGATGAGTGGTCTGGAACCCTATGTCAGAGAAAGAACTGATGCACTCGATGCATTAGGAAACACAACAGCAGCCACAGGAAAGGGCTTTGCTATTGGCTCTGCCGCACTAACTGCCATGGCATTAATTGCTTCCTTTGTGGAGCAAATAAAAGTAGGATTAGAAAAATCAGGGGTGCATGTTATCCAGATTGCCGGAGTTTCTATGGATCTGGCCAATGCAAAATTATCGGATCTTATGCATTACCTGGATATTACTTTGATTAATCCCATGGTGTTGGTAGGTCTGTTTGTCGGTGGTCTATCAGCGTTTATCTTCAGCGCTATGACGATGAAGGCTGTAGGCCGTGCTGCCGGAAGTATGGTAGAAGAGGTGAGAAGGCAATTTCGGGAGATTGCGGGTATTATGGACGGAACAGGAAAGCCTGACTATGCGGCATGCGTTGCTATCAGTACGAAAGGGGCACAGCGGGAGATGCTCGTTCCTTCTATTCTCGCATTATTGGTACCTATTGTTTCTGGTTTGATACTGGGTGTTCCTGGTGTCGTAGGACTTTTAGCCGGCAGTTTAAGTGTGGGTTTCCTGCTGGCGGTCTTTATGGCAAATGCGGGTGGAGCATGGGATAACGCAAAAAAGTATATTGAGGGTGGAGCTTTTGGAGGAAAAGGCTCTTCTGCGCATAAGGCTGCTGTCGTTGGCGATACGGTAGGCGACCCATTCAAAGATACATCAGGGCCATCCTTGAATATTTTGTTGAAATTAATGTCGATTGTATCGGTAGTATTTGCGGGGATTATTATCAAATTCTCACCAAAGATAGGCGCCCTATTGCATCTCCATTGA
- a CDS encoding anthranilate phosphoribosyltransferase — MTEIMEGNVTDAQIASFITALRMKGETVEEITGCALAMRKKAIKIRAEDGVIIDTCGTGGDAKNTFNISTAAAFVVAGTGLRVAKHGNKASSSQCGSADVLKQLGINIEADVKIVERCIREANIGFLFAPLLHQAMKYAIGPRKEIGIRTVFNILGPLANPADATHRILGVYSEHLTIIMAETLQRLGDQHAFVVHGLDGMDEITIADKTKVCELVGNTIKSYYLNPEDFGIKKSKLSELLVNTPDESSQAIKEVLDGIQSPKRDVVLLNAAAAIIAGGLAKDFMEGLKIAAQSIDSGSAKDKLRKLQEISWQSL, encoded by the coding sequence ATGACAGAAATAATGGAAGGAAATGTTACTGATGCACAAATTGCATCTTTTATTACCGCTTTACGTATGAAGGGAGAAACTGTCGAAGAAATTACCGGATGTGCTTTAGCCATGAGAAAAAAGGCTATTAAGATCAGGGCGGAAGATGGTGTTATAATCGATACATGCGGGACAGGCGGGGATGCTAAAAATACCTTTAATATCTCTACTGCTGCTGCCTTCGTCGTAGCAGGCACCGGTCTGAGAGTGGCAAAACATGGTAATAAAGCATCATCCAGCCAGTGTGGGAGTGCAGATGTATTAAAACAGTTAGGTATCAATATTGAAGCTGATGTTAAGATAGTAGAAAGATGTATCAGGGAAGCTAATATTGGATTTCTCTTTGCTCCCCTGTTGCACCAGGCAATGAAATATGCCATCGGTCCCCGAAAGGAAATTGGAATTCGTACGGTATTTAATATTCTTGGGCCCTTAGCAAATCCAGCCGATGCTACCCATCGTATTCTTGGTGTGTATAGTGAGCACTTAACTATTATTATGGCAGAGACCCTGCAGCGGCTTGGGGACCAGCATGCCTTTGTCGTACATGGATTAGATGGTATGGATGAGATAACGATTGCAGATAAGACCAAGGTGTGTGAACTTGTAGGAAATACGATAAAAAGTTATTATCTCAATCCGGAAGACTTTGGTATAAAAAAATCAAAGCTTTCTGAGTTACTCGTAAATACACCGGATGAAAGTTCTCAGGCAATTAAAGAAGTATTGGATGGTATTCAAAGTCCAAAAAGGGATGTGGTGCTTTTAAATGCAGCAGCAGCGATTATTGCGGGGGGACTGGCAAAAGATTTTATGGAAGGGTTAAAAATTGCAGCACAATCTATCGATTCCGGGAGTGCAAAAGATAAGCTAAGGAAATTACAGGAAATCAGTTGGCAATCCCTGTAA
- a CDS encoding 30S ribosomal protein S21 translates to MAKIQITQDENIRDALRRFKKMCDKEGIINQSKRIAYFEKPSEKKRREESRRIKNIKRAQKLGISGITSFSRPQKSSY, encoded by the coding sequence ATGGCGAAAATACAAATAACGCAGGATGAAAATATAAGAGATGCATTAAGAAGATTCAAGAAAATGTGCGATAAAGAAGGTATCATTAATCAATCGAAACGTATTGCTTATTTTGAAAAACCATCGGAAAAGAAGCGCCGCGAGGAAAGCCGCAGAATTAAAAATATTAAAAGGGCACAAAAATTAGGTATATCAGGAATAACGAGTTTTAGTCGTCCCCAAAAGAGCAGCTATTAA